The genomic window ATCGGAAGACGGCAGGTGCGCCTTGCGATAGGCGTCGAGCCCGAGTTGCGGCGTGCTCATGGAGACGATGTAGTCGAACCGGTCGCCGCGCTGGATGCCCATGTAGTTCGCCACCGGACCCAGCCCATGCGTCGGATAAAGATTGCCATTGCGTTCGGTGTGAACGGTGCGGCGCCACAGGCCCTCGCCCTTATTGGAGAAGAGCTCTTCGCGAAGGTCGTGAAGATAGGCACCTTCACCGTAGAGCAGGTCGCCAAAGAGACCTTCGTGGGTCATGCGCAGGATGAGGGTTTCGTTATAGCCGTAGCAACAGTTTTCGAGCATCATGCAGTGACGCTGGGTGCGCTCGGAGGTGTTGACGAGCTTCCAGCAATCCTCGATAGTGGCCGCAGCCGGCACTTCGACGGCGACGTGCTTGCCGTGCGTCATGGCAGCGACGGCCATCGGTACATGCCAGTCCCAGGGGGTCGCGATGATGACGAGGTCGAGATCGTCGCGGGCGACGAGCGATTCGAAGGCGTGATCGCCCTTGGTGTAGAGCTCTGGAGAGGGCTGACCGGCCTTCACGACGAGTGACTGTGCGTGCTCGGCGTGCTCTTGCGCGATGTCGCAGACGGCGAGGATCTGCGCATCGGCGGCGAGCAGGTTGCCAAGCAGGCTGGTACCTCTGCCGCCAACTCCAATGATGCCGATCTTTGGATTTTTCGCCGCAAACTTCATGCCGATCACGCTGGACCCCTGCGGCTTTGCGGCCTCGGCGTGAAGCTGCGGAACGCTCATGCCTACAGCGGTGATGCCGCCAAGGCGAAGGAAGTTCCTTCTTGAAAGATCATCCAATACGCCACGCAATTCGTCGCTCATCTCTTCTCTTCCCCCTTGAATCTCGATGCATTCGATATACAGAGTTAGCTTGCAGCAGTCTCAGACGGCACTTTGTCGATCGTTTCGTTATACTACGTTTTTACTTTTATGCGATACGCTTTTGCTTCGTTATAACTCATTTTTATTTCGTACTGTTGAGATTTCGTAGGCATATCCAGATTCCATGTGCTACCTTACGGAGACCCTAAAGCTCTACAGATTCAAGTCGTAACGCCTATTTTGAGACAGGCACGAGATAAGCCATCGGAGCGAAATGCCATGCAAGCGACGGTCAGCGAAGTACACACTAACCCACAGGCCAACTTAGCCCAGCCGACAGCACTGCGGACCGCGACGCCTCCGCGCAACGTTGCCGTCGATGCCTATCGCGGCCTGGTGATGCTGCTGATGATGGGCGAGGTGTTGAGCTTCGCCGTCGTCGCGCGGGCGTTTCCGCACAGCCTCTTCTGGCATGTATTGGCCTACAACCAGACACATGTGGAGTGGGCAGGCGTGGGTCTTCATGACATGATCCAGCCGTCGTTTACGTTTCTGGTTGGCGTTGCGCTTCCCTACTCCATCCATAGCCGCATTCGCAAAGGACAGAGCTTTCAAAAGCAACTGGCGCATACGCTGTGGCGAAGTCTGGTCCTGATTGCGCTGGGGATCTTTCTGCGCTCCACCCATAGCACGCAGACCAACTTCACTTTTGAAGACACGCTGACGCAGATTGGCATGGGATACACGTTTGCGTTCCTGCTGGCGCGTTGCCGACCGAAGTGGCAGTGGATTGCGCTGGCCACGGTTCTCTTCGGATACTGGCTGGCGTGGGCGCTCTATCCTGCTCCCGGAGCGAACTTCAACTATGCGGCGGTTGGCGTTCCCGCGGACTGGCAGCACAACTTCAGCGGGTTCGCCTCGCACTGGAACAAGAACAGCAACCTCGGGCAGGCCTTCGACGTCTGGTTCCTGAATCTCTTGCCTCGCGCATCACGCTTCGTCTTCAACGAGGGCGGCTATCTTACGTTGAGCTTCATTCCAACGCTGGGCACGATGCTGCTTGGGCTGCGGGCGGGCGAGTGGTTTCGCGCGGCTGCGCCGAAGATTCCGGTGAAGCGGTTTTTGATTGCAGGGACGCTGCTTGTCGCGGCGGCGCTGCTGCTGCATCTGACGGGAGTGTGCCCTATCGTGAAGCGCGTCTGGACACCGGCCTGGACGCTGTTCAGCGGCGGCCTTTGCTTCTACTTCCTTGCAGTGTTCTCTTGGGTGATCGACGTGAAGGCGTATCGCCGATGGGCGTTTCCGCTGGTGGTGGTCGGCATGAACTCGATTGCAGCGTACCTGATCGCCGATCTGTT from Granulicella sp. L56 includes these protein-coding regions:
- a CDS encoding Gfo/Idh/MocA family protein, whose protein sequence is MSDELRGVLDDLSRRNFLRLGGITAVGMSVPQLHAEAAKPQGSSVIGMKFAAKNPKIGIIGVGGRGTSLLGNLLAADAQILAVCDIAQEHAEHAQSLVVKAGQPSPELYTKGDHAFESLVARDDLDLVIIATPWDWHVPMAVAAMTHGKHVAVEVPAAATIEDCWKLVNTSERTQRHCMMLENCCYGYNETLILRMTHEGLFGDLLYGEGAYLHDLREELFSNKGEGLWRRTVHTERNGNLYPTHGLGPVANYMGIQRGDRFDYIVSMSTPQLGLDAYRKAHLPSSDPRWSERYITGDMSTSLIKTANGRTITLQNGTVNPHPYSRTNLIAGTKGLFADYPPRIYLDGQAGGEEWATIDSWKDHQHPLWKREGEIAQKLGGHGGMDYIMLYRLLECMRNGLAPDMDVYDAATWSAPGPLSRLSVADGSAPAKFPDFTRDRWKERSVSQIATQT
- a CDS encoding acyltransferase family protein yields the protein MQATVSEVHTNPQANLAQPTALRTATPPRNVAVDAYRGLVMLLMMGEVLSFAVVARAFPHSLFWHVLAYNQTHVEWAGVGLHDMIQPSFTFLVGVALPYSIHSRIRKGQSFQKQLAHTLWRSLVLIALGIFLRSTHSTQTNFTFEDTLTQIGMGYTFAFLLARCRPKWQWIALATVLFGYWLAWALYPAPGANFNYAAVGVPADWQHNFSGFASHWNKNSNLGQAFDVWFLNLLPRASRFVFNEGGYLTLSFIPTLGTMLLGLRAGEWFRAAAPKIPVKRFLIAGTLLVAAALLLHLTGVCPIVKRVWTPAWTLFSGGLCFYFLAVFSWVIDVKAYRRWAFPLVVVGMNSIAAYLIADLFGESIERNLHIHLGYRIFQLFGTALEPLMFGIVALLLYWSILFWMYRRSLFLRI